A single genomic interval of Primulina huaijiensis isolate GDHJ02 chromosome 7, ASM1229523v2, whole genome shotgun sequence harbors:
- the LOC140980725 gene encoding iron-sulfur cluster assembly SufBD family protein ABCI8, chloroplastic-like, with protein sequence MAALLSNGISPFSPQPISELSKGSLFHSSLRSPFIRNPNSRGVHKIRADVSYDSHTTVHSPSKDTSTADDDDPLHKFLKRDYKWGFTQEIDSFSIPKGLSEETVRLISSRKGEPDWMLKFRLKSYERFCNMKEPKWSDNQYPRIDFQDICYYSEPIKKPTLDSLDEADPELIRYFDKLGIPLNERNRLANVAVDAVLDSVSIATTHRKTLEKAGVIFCSISEAVKEYPDLVRKYLGRIVPADDNFYAALNSAVFSDGSFVYIPKNTKCPMQISTYFRINALETGQFERTLIVADEGSSVEYLEGCTAPSYDTNQLHAAVVELYCHAGAAIKYSTVQNWYAGDAQGRGGIYNFVTKRGLCAGARSRISWTQVETGSAITWKYPSVVLEGDESVGEFYSVALTNNYQQADTGTKMIHKGKNTKSRIISKGISAGHSRNCYRGLVQVLSNADNARNSSQCDSMLIGSNAAANTYPYIQAKNPSARVEHEATTSKIGDDQLFYFQQRGIDYERAMASMISGFCRDVFNELPDEFGAEVNQLMSLKLEGSVG encoded by the exons ATGGCTGCTCTTCTCTCCAACGGAATTTCACCCTTCTCTCCACAACCCATATCAGAACTGTCCAAAGGGTCTCTATTTCACTCCAGCCTCAGATCTCCCTTTATCAGAAACCCCAATTCAAGAGGTGTTCACAAGATTAGGGCCGACGTCAGCTATGATTCCCATACCACCGTCCATTCCCCGAGTAAGGATACATCGACTGCAGATGACGATGACCCACTTCACAAATTCTTGAAAAGAGACTATAAATGGGGTTTCACGCAGGAGATTGATTCATTTTCCATCCCCAAGGGGCTCTCTGAGGAAACTGTTAGgttaatttcttcaagaaagGGTGAGCCCGATTGGATGTTGAAGTTTAGATTGAAATCTTATGAGAGATTTTGCAATATGAAAGAGCCTAAATGGTCTGATAATCAGTACCCTAGAATTGATTTTCAAGATATCTGTTATTATTCTGAGCCAATAAAGAAGCCAACTTTGGATAGTCTTGATGAGGCTGACCCGGAGCTTATCAGATACTTTGATAAGCTCGGGATTCCTTTGAATGAAAGGAATCGATTGGCTAACGTAGCGGTGGATGCGGTTCTTGACAGTGTTTCTATTGCCACTACACATAGGAAGACTTTAGAGAAGGCTGGCGTGATCTTCTGCTCTATTTCTGAAGCTGTCAAAGAGTATCCAGATTTGGTTAGAAAGTATTTGGGGAGAATTGTCCCTGCAGATGATAACTTTTATGCAGCTTTGAATTCAGCAGTGTTTAGTGATGGTTCGTTTGTTTACATACCTAAGAACACAAAGTGTCCTATGCAAATCTCGACATATTTTAGGATAAATGCCTTGGAAACTGGGCAGTTTGAGAGGACCTTGATAGTTGCAGATGAAGGAAGTTCAGTGGAGTACTTAGAGGGGTGCACTGCTCCTTCATATGATACTAATCAGTTACATGCAGCAGTGGTGGAGTTGTATTGCCATGCCGGTGCCGCGATTAAGTATTCCACGGTTCAGAATTGGTATGCGGGCGATGCTCAGGGGAGAGGAGGGATCTATAATTTTGTGACCAAGAGAGGTTTGTGTGCTGGAGCTCGATCCAGGATATCCTGGACTCAAGTTGAGACGGGGTCTGCTATTACTTGGAAGTACCCAAGTGTTGTCTTAGAGGGTGATGAATCTGTTGGTGAATTTTATTCTGTGGCATTGACCAATAACTATCAGCAGGCTGATACGGGGACAAAGATGATACATAAGGGGAAGAATACTAAGAGTAGAATCATTTCGAAAGGAATTTCTGCTGGGCATTCAAGGAATTGTTATAGAGGTCTAGTCCAAGTATTGTCCAATGCAGATAACGCTCGGAATTCCTCTCAATGCGACTCTATGCTTATCGGAAGTAATGCAGCTGCCAATACTTATCCATACATTCAg GCGAAAAACCCTTCAGCTCGTGTGGAACATGAAGCCACCACCTCGAAGATTGGTGATGACCAGTTATTTTACTTCCAACAAAGAGGTATTGATTATGAGAGAGCGATGGCTTCCATGATCTCTGGGTTCTGCCGGGACGTCTTCAATGAACTTCCAGATGAATTTGGCGCCGAGGTTAACCAGCTCATGAGCTTGAAACTGGAAGGATCGGTT